One segment of Macrotis lagotis isolate mMagLag1 chromosome 1, bilby.v1.9.chrom.fasta, whole genome shotgun sequence DNA contains the following:
- the THAP1 gene encoding THAP domain-containing protein 1 isoform X2 → MVQSCSAYGCRNRYDKDKPVSFHKMRTFSSNKNSSHPLLLRLLFPKLMQLLDY, encoded by the exons ATGGTGCAGTCCTGCTCCGCCTATGGCTGCAGGAACCGCTACGACAAGGATAAACCCGTTTCCTTCCACAA AATGAGGACCTTCTCGAGCAACAAGAACAGCTCCCACCCCCTCCTCTTACGCCTCCTGTTTCCCAAGTTGATGCAGCTCTTGGATTATTGA
- the THAP1 gene encoding THAP domain-containing protein 1 isoform X1 translates to MVQSCSAYGCRNRYDKDKPVSFHKFPLTRPDLCKKWEAAVRRKNFKPSKYSSICSEHFTPDCFKRECNNKLLKENAVPTIFCFTEPHDKNEDLLEQQEQLPPPPLTPPVSQVDAALGLLMPPLHTPNNLAVFCDHNYTVEDTVHQRKRIQQLEEQVEKLRKKLKTAQQRCRRQERQLEKLKEVVQFQKEKDALSGRGYVILPNDYYEIVEVPA, encoded by the exons ATGGTGCAGTCCTGCTCCGCCTATGGCTGCAGGAACCGCTACGACAAGGATAAACCCGTTTCCTTCCACAA GTTTCCTCTTACACGACCTGATCTTTGTAAAAAATGGGAGGCTGCTGTCAGAAGAAAAAACTTTAAGCCCAGCAAATACAGCAGTATTTGTTCAGAACACTTTACACCAGACTGCTTTAAGAGAGAGTGCAACAATAAGCTACTGAAGGAGAATGCTGTACCCACAATATTTTGTTTTACTGAACCACATGACAAG AATGAGGACCTTCTCGAGCAACAAGAACAGCTCCCACCCCCTCCTCTTACGCCTCCTGTTTCCCAAGTTGATGCAGCTCTTGGATTATTGATGCCACCTCTTCACACTCCTAATAATCTTGCAGTTTTTTGTGATCACAACTATACTGTAGAAGATACAGTGCATCAAAGGAAAAGGATTCAGCAGCTCGAAGAACAAGtggaaaaacttagaaagaaacTCAAGACCGCACAACAACGATGCCGAAGACAAGAGCGGCAGCTTGAAAAGCTCAAGGAGGTTGTTCAGTTTCAGAAAGAAAAGGATGCATTATCCGGAAGGGGCTATGTGATTCTGCCCAATGACTACTATGAAATAGTTGAAGTTCCAGCATGA